From the Prochlorococcus marinus CUG1416 genome, the window CTGAGTTGAATGCAGCTTTTCTTGCTAACAATTTATGGCTTTTGATCGCTACTATCTTAGTGATCTTTATGAACGCTGGTTTCGCTATGGTTGAGGCAGGTATGTGCCGTTCTAAGAACGCAGTAAACATACTTGCTAAAAACCTATTCGTATTTGCTCTAGCTGTAACCTCTTACTGGTTTATTGGCTATTCATTAATGTACGGAGGTAGTGTTGCTGACGGATGGCTTTATTTTGGAGGCTTATTTTTTGATCCAACAGTTACTGCAGATATGGTAACTGATGCTGGATTAGTCCCAACAGTTGATTTCTTGTTCCAGTCTGCATTTGCAGGAACTGCGGCAACTATCGTATCCGGTCTTGTTGCCGAAAGAGTTAAATTTGGAGAATTTGTTGTTTTTGCTATTGTATTAACTGCATTTATATATCCAATTGCTGGTAGCTGGAAATGGAATGGTGGTTGGCTTGATTCTTTAGGTTTTGTTGACTTTGCTGGTTCTTCAATTGTTCACTCAGTTGGAGCATGGGCAGGTCTTGTAGGAGCTATGCTTCTTGGACCAAGGATTGGTAAATACTCTGATGGAAAACCACAAGCTATGCCAGGCCATAATATGGCCATAGCAACTTTGGGTGCATTAGTTCTATGGATAGGTTGGTATGGATTTAACCCCGGTTCTCAACTTGCTATGGACCAATGGGTTCCATATGTTGCTGTAACAACTACTTTGGCAGCAGCAGCTGGAGCTATCGGAGCGACTGTTGTTTCAACACTAACTTCTGGTAAGCCTGATCTTACAATGATTATTAACGGAATTCTTGCTGGCTTAGTTAGTATTACTGCTGGTTGTGGTGATATGACTCTTGCTGGAGCCTGGTTTGCAGGACTAGTAGGTGGAATTATCGTTGTATTTTCTGTTGCAGCCCTTGATGCTGCTGAGATCGATGATCCTGTAGGTGCATTCTCAGTTCACGGAGTTTGTGGCGTATGGGGTACTTTAGTTATCGGTCTTTGGGGTACAGCTGTACAAGGAGATGGAGCAGGTATGGGATTGTTCAATGGTGGAGGTATTAACCTTCTTCTAGTTCAAGCTCTTGGTGCCGCAGCTTATGCTATCTGGACACTTGTTACTTGCTGGATTGCCTGGTCTGTAATTGGAGGATTATTCGGTGGGATCCGAGTATCTGAAGAGGAAGAGACTCAAGGACTAGATATAGGAGAGCACGGAATGGAAGCTTATCCAGACTTTGCATCTGCTAAATAATCTAATCTAAAATTCATTTTAGAAACCTGACTTATGTCAGGTTTCTTTTTTTTTACGAAAAATTATTTAAAATGTTGTAATATCTAAAGATGGATACTCAAGCCTTTAGAAGATCCCTTCATCATTCTGATAGATACAATAGAAGGGGTTTCGATTCTCCAACAAAAAGAGCTCAAGCCTTAGAAGAAGCTTATCAAAGCGATTTGATAAGTTCTATAAGAGATAATGGTTTCACTTACAATAAGGGAAGACTAAATATTAAGTTGGCTCAAGCCTTTGGTTTTTGTTGGGGAGTTGAAAGAGCTGTTGCAATGGCTTATGAGACTAGGAGACATTATCCTAATGAGAATATTTGGATAACAAATGAAATAATTCATAACCCTTCAGTTAATGATCATTTAAGAAAAATGAATGTGAAATTCATTGCAGCTAAAAATGGAATCAAAGATTTTTCGTTAGTTTCTAATGGGGATGTAGTTATATTGCCTGCTTTCGGAGCTACTGTTCAAGAAATGAAGCTCCTTCATGAGAAAGGATGTCATATCATAGATACAACTTGTCCCTGGGTTTCTAAGGTTTGGCATACTGTTGAGAAACATAAAAAACATGTTTTCACATCTATAATTCATGGAAAATTTAAGCATGAAGAGACTCTTGCTACTAGCTCATTTGCAGGGAAGTATTTAGTTGTACTTGATCTAGAAGAAGCAAATTATGTATCTGAATATATTCTGGGCAGAGGAAACAGAAATGAGTTCATGAATAAATTTGCTAAAGCTTGTTCTAATGGATTTGATCCTGATAAAGATTTAGATAGAGTCGGAGTCGCAAATCAGACAACTATGCTTAAGAGCGAGACCGAGGAAATTGGAAAGGTCTTTGAAAGAACGATGTTACAAAAATTCGGACCAGAAACTCTAAATAGTCATTTTTTGGCTTTTAATACAATTTGCGATGCAACTGAAGAAAGACAAGATGCAATGTTTTCCTTGGTGGATGAAGACCTTGATATTCTTGTCGTTATAGGAGGCTTTAATTCGTCAAATACTACTCATTTACAAGAAATAGCTATTACTAAGAATATTTCTTCTTTTCACATTGATACGCCAGAGAGGATATCAGTTGCAGAAAACTCCATATTTCATAAACCACTACGATCAGATTTAGAACTTAAAAAAAATTTTTTACCTAGTGGAAATATTAATGTTGGAATTACTTCAGGCGCATCTACTCCTGATAAAGTTGTTGCGGATGTTATTGAAAAGTTAATTGATATCGCGTCATAAATTTGGAATATGATTTAAAACTTTGCTTAGTTTTTTTAATTTATTAATCAGATATTTCCTAAAGATCTACTTTATTAACTAGAATAATAAAAAAAATTTATGCAGTATGGAAGACAAAACACAAACTAATCAGATTCAAACAGCCAGTATGAATAGAACTAAAGCCCCACAAAAAGTTGAAGTTGTAGTTGCCAATTCATCTTCAGGTTCAGAAGTAAATATCCTTGGAGAAATATCAATTTTTATTTTACGTATCGGTTTTTGTGCTTTGATGATTCATCATGGCTTAGAGAAACTTCAGGATCCTCAGGGCTTTGCAGAGTTTGTGGTTGGTAAGTACTTCCCATTTTTACCAGGTGATCCTGTTATTTGGACTTTTGGAGCAGCTATCACTCAATTAGTTTGCCCTGTAGGATTGGCTATAGGGATTTTTGCAAGGCTTTCTTCTCTTGGACTATTATCCACAATGGCCTTTGCGGTTTATTTTCATATCCTAGATACTGGATTAGAAGGTTTTCCTCTTGCAGTAGTTGAAGGGCACAATTATGCCTTCGAATTGTCCTTTATATATGGGGCTATTTCTCTCTATTTTTTATGCGCAGGTCCAGGCAGGCTTGCTCTATTTAGAAAGACTAACAAGATTACATATTATCCAAAATCAACATAAATTAATGCAAAAAATGTCTTTTTTGCGTAAATAGCATTGATATTCCTTTTGCATTACACATATCAATACTTTCTTGGTCTCTTAAACTTCCTCCTGGTTGGATAATAGCTTTAATTCCATACTCATTTGCAAGTTCTACAGTATCTGCAAATGGGAAAAAACCATCGCTTGCCAAAACAGCTTCAGAACATAAACCTTCAGCTGCTTTTAATGCGATTTTTGCGGCTCCAACTCTATTCATTTGTCCAGCTCCAATACCAATAGTTTTTTGGTCTTTTGCAATAACAATTGCATTTGATTTTACATGTTTACAAATTTTCCATGCAAAATTTAGATCTAAGTTCATTTGATTACTAGGATTCTTTGTAGTTACTGAAATCCAACTTTCAGTTTTATCATCACTATCATCAGTTTCTTGAACGAGTAATCCTCCCATTATTGATTTAGTAGAAGTTTGGTTCTTTTTTGGAAGTATATCTTTTGATAACTTTAAAATTCTTAAATTCTTTTTGATTTTTAAAATTTCTAAAGCTTCTTCATCAAATGATGGAGCGACGACACATTCTAAGAAAATATCTTTGAGTTTAATTGCGGTTTCACTATCAACATTTGAATTAAAAGCCACTATTCCTCCAAATGCACTAACTGAGTCGCATTCCAAAGCATTCAAAAATGCTTCAGATGCTGAATTACTTAAAGAGGCACCACAAGGATTATTGTGTTTTAGAATGACTGAAGCAAAAGTGTTTGTTGTAAGATCATTTTTTTCTTCATAGCCAAATTCTAAAACTGTCGAAAGCGCTGACTCAAGATCTAATAGATTGTTATAACTTAACTCTTTACCTTGTAATTGTTCTGCTGAGTTCCATCCAATATTATTTAAACCATACCAAAACGCTTTTTGATGAGGATTTTCTCCATATCTTAAGGTTTTTATTAGTGGATAAGATTCAATATATTTGGAAGATTGTAAACCTCTCTCTTTACTTATCCAATTAGATATTGCAGCGTCATAGTCAGCTGTATGTTGAAAAGCTTCCAAAGCTAATTTTGCTTTATATTCTTCATTTAAAACCCCTTTTTTACTTTCTTCAAGAAATTCTTGATATTGACTAGGATCTACTAAAACTGAAACGTCTTTATGATTTTTAGCTGCTGAACGAATCATTGAGGGCCCTCCAATATCAATATTTTCAATAGCATCTTCCCATTTAGATCCCATTTCAACAGTTTTCTTAAAAGGATATAAATTGACAACTACCAAGTCAATTAGTTCAAGATCATTAGCTTGGATTTCTTTGTTATGTTCCTCATTATTTCTTTTAGCTAATATTCCTCCGTGGATTTTTGGATGTAAAGTTTTAACTCTTCCTCCAAGAATTTCTGGAGAATTAGTAAAATCTGCAACTTTAATAACTGGAATTTTTGCTTCTATTAAATGTTTGGCCGTTCCTCCACTTGATAGAATTTGATAATTAAATTTTTCTACCAATTCTTTACAAAATGGGATTATATTTTTTTTATCAGAGACACTTACTAAGGCTAATGGTGACATTATGGGAAAGTTTACTTACTTAAGAATATAAACATGAAATACGATATCGATCATGAATTTGTCTCGATTAGCTCTCAAACTGCAACTCATAGAATTATTTTGATACATGGTTGGGGAGCCGATGCAGATGACCTCTTAACACTTGGAAAGGAGATTAAAGAAAAATCAAATCTTGATTTTGAGGTAATTTCTTTGAGAGCTCCTGGATTACATCCAAATGGACAGGGAAGGCAGTGGTATGGATTATACCCACATGATTGGAAGGGAGCTGAGGTTGAAGTCAATAAACTTTTAGGTACATTAAAAAGATTTGATACTACGCAGATTCCACTTAGAAAAACCATTTTGTTGGGTTTCTCTCAAGGGGCAGCTATGGCAATTGATGCAGGATTTAAATTAAATTTAGGATTAATTGTTGCTTGTAGTGGTTATCCTCACCCAACCTGGGTTCCAGGAGAAAAATGCCCACCATTTATTATTAGTCATGGCTTATTTGATGAGGTTGTTCCTATAGATGCTTCTAGAATTATTTATGAAAGGGTAAAAAGTAAGTCTTCTGAATTTTGTGAATTATTAGAATTTAATGGATTCCATCAAATTGATTCAAATTTGATTGATTTTATCAGTTCAAAGATGAGCAATATTTTTTAAACGAAAGCATATTCATATTCTTCAATCTCTTCCCAATCATCTGCCGTAAGTTCCAGACCTTCAAATATTTTTTCTTCGCCAATACCCTCAACTACGACTTTTAGTGATGGGAATAGAAAGTGATTCTCTTCAGCATATTGGGCGCTAAATAAGCCTTTTTCACCCCAAAAAAACCTATCAGTAGTATGTTCATTTCTTCTAACGTTGAAAACTGAAGGAGCAGATAACGCATTTTCAGCTATAAATCTTCTTGCCGCTGTAACTGGTTTATGTTTGCCTGTTTCGATATGATAGATAGGTACATGTGCCATTACTCTTTGACCAGCCAATCTTCTTCTGCTGATTCTTTTTCTTTTTTTTGACATTGATTGGTACTCCTGAAATTATTAATGAGATTAGTCTTATTTTTTTACTAATCTTATATATATGATTTTAAATTCACTTCAAATTACATAGAGGACCCATCAACCTCTGATGTAGCTTAAAATATGATCAAATATTCATATTTAAGGCTGGCGAAAGTCAGGCCTCTTTATATATCTTAATACTTTTTTCATATTTTACAAGCCTTTTTCAAATTTTTTCTGAAAAATTACTAAAAATTTCATTAATTATGAATCTCTCTAAAAAATTTGAACAGCTAATCATGAAACAGCTAGAGAGTTTTGGTTGTTCGATGGGAGTGACTCATTTAGTTATGTATCTTGCCTCAGCTAAAAAAGGAACTAAAGCAACTTTTGAAATGATTGGTCAATGGCCACAAATTGATAGGCTTTTAATATCAATAGAAGATGATCCTTCTCTAAAAGTTTCTTCTCCCAATAGAAGATGGTACCCCCTTCAAGAAAACGATATTCTAGTTGGTGTTCTTAGAGTAGAGACTGATTTGAAAGGTGGGAATTGGCCAGTATCTCTTGATTCTAGATTAAAAGCGCTTTCAATATCTTTAGCTAAATGCGTTTCTATTGAATTAGAACGTCAAAATAAAAATGATGAAATCCATTATTTGAAAAATCAGGTTAATGTCATAATTCATCAATTAAGGAACCCATTAGCGGCTCTAAGAACATATGCAAAATTACTAATAAAAAGACTTGGTTCAGATGATGATTCTATTGAAATAGTCGAACAAATGATTATAGAGCAAAAACAAATTAATCAATATATGGACTCTTTTGAGCAATTAAATCAACCTATTCAACTTCCCCTTGAAATAGGAGAGGAAAGATTATTGTTGCCCCCAAATTTAGATAATAAGAAGGTAATAACTGTTCAGAGTTTATTGAGGCCAATTTTAGAAAGAGGTAAAGCTAATGCGAAATTAGAGTATAGAGATTGGATTGAACCTTCTCTTTGGCCAGATTGGACTTTATTACCAGTAAAGGCAAAATATATTGTAATCGCTGAGATTGTTGCCAATTTATTAGAAAATGCTTTTAAATACGCTCAAAAAGATGCTGAGATTGGAATTGGAATAACGAGTAAAGGTCTTTATATATTTGATGATGGCAAAAAAATATCAAAAAATGAAAATGAAAAGATTTTTCAAAAAGGTTTTAGAGGATCTGCTGCTAAGAAAAAGGATGGCACTGGGGTGGGGCTTTTTTTGGCGAGGAAATTAGCAAAACAAATTGGAGGAGACTTGAATTTGCTTGAAAAGTCCTCAATTAATGATGTTGAGGAATTAAAAAATCTTAAGAAAAAAAATATTTTCTATTTAGATCTTCCTATAAAAGAATTGCATACATGAATAACATCGCAGATTCGACAAGTACGACACTTGCACCGCAAGCATCTCCGTTGAAACCTCCAATTTTATTTCCTAGCATATTTGGAATAGAAAAACTTAAAAAAATACCAATCAAAATAAGAAATAAAAATTTAATTAATATTGCCTGGGATGTAACTGAAACTAATTGGTATGCAATAAAAATTAAAAGAAAAATAATGGAAATCAAAGATTCTTTTTTCAATCCATTCCAAGACTTTTTATGACTAATAGATTTATTCTTATAACTAATATATTTAAACTTTTCTATAAAAAATAAATTTGAAAATCTTCCCCAAAATAAACATATTGGCAAAACAATAATTATTTGGTTTTGGATTTTGAGTATGCAGGCAATCTGAATTAAAGTTATAAAAACTAAAGATTGAACACCAAAGGATCCAACTTTACTGTCTTTCATAGCTTTTAAACGTTTCTTTTTGCCCGCAAAAATACCATCGAAAGTATCCATTAAACCATCAAGATGTAGACCACCAGTGATCAAATATCCAGAGGCTAAACAAATTAATGTAGATGCATAAATGGACCAAGAATTTGATCTTAAAAAAATAAAAATATAACTCTGTATTGTTCCAATAAAAAATCCTAAAGTCGGCGCAAATTGTGCAATATTTTTAAATTCGGGATTAATTAAAGGTATCTTTGGAAATGTTGTATAGAAAATCCAAGATCCTGCAAAATTTCTTATTAAATATTTTTTGATGAGATAAAAATTAGATTCAATATTAAATAATAGGTTAGATTAATAAAAAAGGATCAAAAAATTTTATAACTTATTGTGTTTGAATTTGAAATTACATCGGATTGCAGGAATACAGAGGCAAGAACTGGAATATTTCATACCTCACATGGTCAGGTAAACACTCCTAGATTTATGCCTGTGGGAACTTTGGCAACGGTTAAAGGAATTTCATCTAAGCAGTTAACCTCCACAGGATCAGAAATGATTCTCTCAAATACCTTCCATCTTCATTTACAACCTGGAGAAAAAATAGTTAAAGAATCTGGTGGAATACATAAGTTCATGAATTGGCCTAAGCCTATTCTGACTGATTCAGGTGGATATCAAGTTTTTAGTTTGGCCAAATTGAATAATATTTCTGATAAAGGTGTGGAATTTAAAAATCCAAGAGATGGTAGTCATGTATTTTTATCACCTGAAAAAGTAATGCAGATTCAAATGGATCTTGGCTCTGATGTCGCGATGGCTTTTGATCATTGTCCTCCTCACACATCTAACGAAAATGATATTGAGGACTCTTTACGAAGAACTCATGCATGGTTACAAAAATGTGTTGAGGTTCATCAGAAATCAAATCAAGCATTATTCGGAATAGTTCAAGGTGGTAAGTATGCGAGATTAAGAGAATATAGCGCAAAATTTACAAGTTCTTTTGATCTGCCTGGAATAGCGGTAGGAGGTGTCAGTGTTGGAGAGGCAGTCGAAGAGATACATAGTGTAATTAATTACGTCCCGAAATTCTTACCAATAAATAAACCAAGATATTTAATGGGAATTGGCTCTTTAAGAGAGATTTCTTTAGCTGTTTCGAAAGGATTTGATATGTTTGACTGTGTTTTGCCTACAAGACTGGGAAGACATGGGACTGCATTTTTTAATGATGAAAGATTGAATTTAAGAAATGCTCGATTTAAAAATGATTTTTCTCCGATTGACAAAACTTGTAAATGCGAAACTTGTAAGTCCTATTCTCGTGCATATTTGCATCATCTAATTAGAAATGATGAAATATTAGGTCTTACCTTAATAAGTTTGCATAATATTGCTCATTTAATAAGATTTACCAATGCTATTTCTAATGCAATTAAAGATAATTGTTTTACAATTGATTTCGCTCCTTGGAAAACATCCTCTATTGCTCACCATACGTGGTAACGTCTTAACATAATTAATTAAATTATTAAAAAGGTGCTCATTCTATTTAATACATTCGCTGAATTGCCTGAGGCTTACAAGGCTTTTGCTCCAACTGTTGACGTTCTTCCACTAATACCTTTATTTTTCTTTCTATTGGTATTTGTTTGGCAAGCTGCAGTTGGATTTAAATAAAAGTCTTTTCGTTTAGATAGTTAGTCTTAGAAGGGATTTTCAAGCGAAATCGCATCTCCAGAATTTTCTACAGCACACTCTATAAAATCAGCTATTTTTAAAGCTCTTGAGGCTTGCTCACCATCTACCTCAGGAGTTTCTTTCCCTTGAACGCATTTAAGAAAATGCTCCAATTCTGCATAAAGAGGCTCAATGGAAGTTGTGCTAACTTCTTCGACATATCCATCATTTCTATACACTAATTCGCCATGCTCTGCTGTGTATGATTCATGAGACTTTCGATGGATTTGTAAAGAGTGATTTAAGAAATCAGTTTCAACAAGCCCATTTTGGCAGTGAGCACTTAAACTTCTAATTTTTTTGTGACTCATTTTGCTGGCAGTTAAGCTTGCAATAATATTATTTTTAAAAACTAAAGTTGCATTGACATAGTCTATTAGACCTTCGCTATTTCTGCCTCCAACAGCTGCTAATTTTTGTATTTTTGAGTTTACAAGCTCTAAAACAAGATCAATGTCATGAATCATTAAATCCATTACTACAGATACATCATTTGCTCTATCTGCATGAGGACTGTGCCTCCTTGCTTCTAAAACAACAATTTCTTCATTATTTACTATTTTATTTAATTCTCTAAAAGCAGGATTAAATCTTTCAATATGCCCAACTTGTAATAGACATTTACTTGCATTAGCAGCCTCTATTAAAGATTTTGCTTCTAACTCGTTAGCTGCAATTGGTTTTTCAATGAGAACGTTAATACCTCCCTTAAGACAATCTAGTCCTACTTTTTGATGAAGTAGTGTTGGGACAGCAATACAGATAGCATCAACTTTAGGAATTAAGTCATTGTAATCTCTGAACCATTCACATTGAAATTGCTCAATAGCTAATTTGCCTCTCTGTTCATTTGGATCTGCGACTCCAATTAGATTTGCATCTTTGAGTAAACTGAGTACTCGAGCATGATGCCAGCCCATGTTCCCTATACCTATGACTCCAACCTTTACGGGTGATGAGGTTGGTCGCTTCATTTCAAATTCATATATTAATTATCATTATCCTCTATGGTGAGCAACATTTAGCTTTTGGAAAGAATTATTTTAACACGATCAATTTTTGGGCCAGACATAGAAATAACTTCAAATTTAATGTTATTAAAATCTAAAACGTCTCCAATTTTTGGAACCATTTGAAATTTTTCTAGCAGAAATCCAGCAAGGGTATGGTAGTCTGCACCTTCTGGAATAGAACATCCTAGCTTTTTATTGATATCTATAATTTCTGATTTTCCAGCTATTGACCATTTTTTAGAGAAATTATCTAACATTCTCATATCTGAATAAATTCTATTGTTAAGCATTTCCTCTCCAACTATTTCTCCATTTAGATCAGCTGCAGTTATAAGACCCTCTGTCCCCCCGTGTTCATCAACTACTAGTAAAAAAGGATTGTAGTCTCTTACTACTGGTAATATTTCTGCTAATGAACATGTTTCTATTATTTTTGTCACTGGTAAAAGGAAGGGCTCCAATAATGTATCGGTTTCCATTTCACCCTTTGATATTGGCTTAGCTAAATAACGCAAATCTAATACACCTAATACATCATCTAAAGACTCACCAATCACAAAGAAGCGAGCATGGCGAGTTTTATCTACTTGTTTCATAAGTTCTGAAAAGGTTATATTTTTTGGCAAAGTTACCATTTCAGATCTTGGAATCATTACTTCTTTAACCTGTGTATCTTTTAAAGCAAAAACTCCTTCAAGAATATTCTTCTCATCTGGTTTTAAACCTGTTACATTATCTGTTTCTATAAGAGTTTCTAATTCTCCTGCGGATAAACCCGAATTTAAAGAATCCCATTTTTTATTTAAATTGAACAAGCCTAAACAGGCGCTAGCAAAGAATTCTATTATCCTAACTATCGGATTCATGCCTTTTCTAACGGCATCGAATATTGTGGTTAACCTTAATGCAGCAGATTCTGGATTGTTAATTACTAGGGCTTTAGGAATTAGTCCAGAAACAAGAGTAACAACTAAAACAACAAATAAAAATAATATAAGATCATAAAATCTATTTGACAAAATATTGTTTTTCCAATAATCATTAGCCAGGTTATTGCTAAGCCATCCAATTGCAATTAATGAAATTGTTACTCCAAATTGAGAAGCAATTAAGGAAGATCTAAAGCGTTTTTGAATTTTTAAAATTGAAAATGCTCCTTTCTTTTTTTCTTCTATTAACCTTAAAACTTTACTGGGCCTTATTAATAAAAAAGAAAGTTCACTCGCTGCGAAAAAAGCTGGGAAAAATAAAAGAAATAAAAGTAGAGTTATTTTCATTCAATGACAAATGAATAATGGGGGTGGCGAGGATCGAACTCGCCTTAGCCAAATTATGAGTTTGGTGCATTCACCAGATTGCTACACCCCCAAGTGAGTTTATGTAATTTTAATTACATTGAATTTCAATATACAATATAAAAATAATATTTCAAAAAACACCTCATTAGGAAGTTTTTGTGAGATTTCTTTTTTTTCTTCTAATCTTTAAATATAAATTTAACTTTTAATAATGGGCAATTTTTCGGAAAAGTATGATTTAAATAAAGCAAAATTGTTAAAACAGTTAATTGAAAAATCTTACAAGAAAGGAAACTTCACTTTATCTTCAGGAAAAAAAAGTATTCATTACTTGAACTGTAAACCGGTATCATTAAATGGCGAAGGCCTAAACTTAATAAGTGATTTATTTTTAGAGTTAAAGGACTCAAGGTCAAAAGCTGTAGCAGGATTGACATTAGGAGCAGATCCTCTTGTAAGTGGATTAATCGTCAAAGCAGCTTCGCAAGGCCTATATCTTAATGGTTTAATAATTAGGAAAGAAATTAAGAAATACGGTACCAAAGCTGGAATAGAGGGGCCTTCACTAGAAGAAGGAACCTTGGTAACTGTCTTAGAGGATGTGGTTACAACTGCTGGTTCAGTAATAAAAGCTATAAAAAAGTTACGAGAAAATAATTATGTTGTAGAGGAAGTTGTGTCTATAGTTGATAGGCAAGAAGGGGGATTTGAGGCTCTTAAGGATGAAAATGTTAAATTAAAGAGTCTTTTTACAATAAAAGACTTTTTATAATTATCTCAAAATGCAAGATATTAAACAAAAGTTTTGGCTTGAAAAATTTGATTGTTTTTCTGTTACTGGAAAAGATGCCAGAAAATTTTTGAATGGAATAACAACTGGTAACATTCTAAATTCAGAAAATAAAGCTATCAAAACTTGTTGGTTAACTC encodes:
- a CDS encoding Gfo/Idh/MocA family protein, which encodes MKRPTSSPVKVGVIGIGNMGWHHARVLSLLKDANLIGVADPNEQRGKLAIEQFQCEWFRDYNDLIPKVDAICIAVPTLLHQKVGLDCLKGGINVLIEKPIAANELEAKSLIEAANASKCLLQVGHIERFNPAFRELNKIVNNEEIVVLEARRHSPHADRANDVSVVMDLMIHDIDLVLELVNSKIQKLAAVGGRNSEGLIDYVNATLVFKNNIIASLTASKMSHKKIRSLSAHCQNGLVETDFLNHSLQIHRKSHESYTAEHGELVYRNDGYVEEVSTTSIEPLYAELEHFLKCVQGKETPEVDGEQASRALKIADFIECAVENSGDAISLENPF
- a CDS encoding photosystem II reaction center protein K, whose translation is MLILFNTFAELPEAYKAFAPTVDVLPLIPLFFFLLVFVWQAAVGFK
- a CDS encoding hemolysin family protein encodes the protein MKITLLLFLLFFPAFFAASELSFLLIRPSKVLRLIEEKKKGAFSILKIQKRFRSSLIASQFGVTISLIAIGWLSNNLANDYWKNNILSNRFYDLILFLFVVLVVTLVSGLIPKALVINNPESAALRLTTIFDAVRKGMNPIVRIIEFFASACLGLFNLNKKWDSLNSGLSAGELETLIETDNVTGLKPDEKNILEGVFALKDTQVKEVMIPRSEMVTLPKNITFSELMKQVDKTRHARFFVIGESLDDVLGVLDLRYLAKPISKGEMETDTLLEPFLLPVTKIIETCSLAEILPVVRDYNPFLLVVDEHGGTEGLITAADLNGEIVGEEMLNNRIYSDMRMLDNFSKKWSIAGKSEIIDINKKLGCSIPEGADYHTLAGFLLEKFQMVPKIGDVLDFNNIKFEVISMSGPKIDRVKIILSKS
- the pyrE gene encoding orotate phosphoribosyltransferase produces the protein MGNFSEKYDLNKAKLLKQLIEKSYKKGNFTLSSGKKSIHYLNCKPVSLNGEGLNLISDLFLELKDSRSKAVAGLTLGADPLVSGLIVKAASQGLYLNGLIIRKEIKKYGTKAGIEGPSLEEGTLVTVLEDVVTTAGSVIKAIKKLRENNYVVEEVVSIVDRQEGGFEALKDENVKLKSLFTIKDFL